Proteins from one Nitrobacteraceae bacterium AZCC 2146 genomic window:
- a CDS encoding glutamate synthase domain-containing protein 3 (product_source=COG0070; cath_funfam=2.160.20.60; cog=COG0070; ko=KO:K22082; pfam=PF01493; superfamily=69336) has protein sequence MPVVDLAHSSLRDLNGALHALTPDTNETHWTVINPRGQHNIAVGLDAPVEVEVEGHVGYYCAGMNKQARVTVRGNAGQGIAENMMSGKVHVTGDASQAAGASGNGGLLVIDGNASARCGISMKGIDIVVKGSVGHLSAFMAQAGNFVVLGDAGEALGDSIYEAHLYVRGTVASLGADCIEKPLGEEHKTELKRLLSEAGIDDVDTSEFKRYGSSRKLYHFHIDNVGSY, from the coding sequence ATGCCTGTTGTCGATCTCGCACATTCGTCGCTGCGCGACCTCAATGGCGCGCTGCATGCGCTGACGCCCGACACTAACGAGACGCACTGGACGGTCATCAATCCGCGCGGCCAGCACAATATCGCCGTCGGCCTGGATGCGCCCGTCGAGGTCGAGGTCGAGGGGCATGTCGGCTATTACTGCGCCGGGATGAACAAGCAGGCGCGCGTCACCGTGCGCGGCAATGCCGGCCAGGGCATCGCCGAGAACATGATGTCTGGCAAAGTGCATGTCACCGGCGACGCCTCGCAGGCGGCGGGCGCCAGCGGCAATGGCGGGTTGCTGGTGATCGACGGCAATGCCTCGGCGCGCTGCGGCATTTCGATGAAGGGTATCGACATCGTCGTCAAAGGCTCGGTCGGCCATCTCTCTGCCTTCATGGCGCAGGCCGGCAATTTCGTCGTGCTCGGCGACGCCGGCGAGGCGCTCGGCGATTCCATCTACGAGGCGCATCTCTATGTGCGGGGCACGGTGGCCAGCCTCGGCGCCGACTGCATCGAAAAGCCGCTCGGCGAAGAACATAAGACCGAACTGAAGCGTCTGCTCAGCGAGGCTGGCATCGACGACGTCGATACCAGCGAATTCAAGCGCTACGGCTCGTCGCGAAAACTCTATCATTTCCACATCGACAACGTCGGATCGTACTGA
- a CDS encoding transcriptional regulator GlxA family with amidase domain (product_source=COG4977; cath_funfam=1.10.10.60,3.40.50.880; cog=COG4977; pfam=PF01965,PF12833; smart=SM00342; superfamily=46689,52317) → MHPPHRVGFLLIDEFALMSFASAIEPLRAANILAGKRLYQWLHISTGAKAILASNGLSVASDHTVADQVRYDTVLVCAGGNPAAFDDAKTLAWLRRLARSGCAIGGVSGGPFILAKAGILNGVRCTIHWEHLAAFTEAFPQIEPTRTLFEIDGDRLTCGGGVAALDMMHAIIRRDHGQALAAKVSDWFLQTAVRLGDDKQRISLRERIGTSNRGVLAAIAMMERQLASPAPRSELAKAAGVSIRQLERLFAGHLGVSIEQHYLSLRLAKARALLRQTGLPVLEVGAECGFSGASHFARVYRRVYGISPSQDRMPAKTGRKR, encoded by the coding sequence ATGCACCCGCCCCACCGCGTTGGCTTTCTGCTGATCGATGAATTCGCGCTGATGTCGTTCGCATCGGCGATCGAGCCGCTGCGCGCCGCCAACATCCTGGCCGGCAAACGACTTTATCAGTGGCTGCATATTTCGACCGGCGCCAAGGCGATCCTGGCGTCGAACGGGTTGTCGGTGGCCTCCGATCACACCGTTGCGGATCAGGTCCGCTACGACACGGTGCTGGTCTGCGCCGGTGGCAATCCCGCGGCGTTCGACGACGCGAAAACACTGGCGTGGCTGCGGCGGCTGGCGCGATCCGGCTGCGCCATCGGCGGCGTCTCCGGCGGGCCGTTCATTCTGGCCAAGGCCGGCATTCTCAACGGCGTGCGCTGCACGATCCATTGGGAACATCTCGCGGCCTTTACCGAAGCGTTTCCGCAGATCGAGCCGACGCGGACTTTGTTCGAGATCGACGGCGACAGATTGACCTGCGGGGGTGGCGTCGCAGCGCTGGACATGATGCATGCGATCATCCGCCGGGATCATGGCCAGGCGCTGGCAGCGAAAGTGAGCGACTGGTTTCTGCAGACGGCCGTGCGGCTCGGCGACGACAAGCAGCGCATTTCACTTCGCGAGCGAATCGGCACCAGCAATCGCGGCGTGCTGGCGGCAATCGCCATGATGGAGCGCCAACTCGCCAGCCCCGCGCCGCGGAGCGAGCTGGCGAAGGCGGCGGGCGTCTCGATCCGCCAGCTCGAGCGGCTGTTCGCTGGACATCTCGGTGTCAGCATCGAACAACATTACTTGTCGCTGCGGCTGGCCAAGGCGCGGGCGCTGCTGCGGCAGACCGGCCTGCCGGTGTTGGAAGTCGGCGCGGAATGTGGATTTTCCGGCGCTAGCCATTTCGCGCGGGTGTACCGGCGGGTGTACGGCATCTCGCCGTCGCAGGACCGGATGCCGGCGAAGACGGGCCGTAAACGCTAG
- a CDS encoding transcriptional regulator with XRE-family HTH domain (product_source=COG1396; cath_funfam=1.10.260.40,2.60.120.10; cog=COG1396; pfam=PF01381,PF07883; smart=SM00530; superfamily=47413,51182), with protein MRRAGLVNWREIYFLEKKYAFSPEVLWSGRRRPQKAALVKAKPKKPKTRQIEDLLTGSNAPAEISSSLESQIGNEVRKLRKELELTVAELGTSAGISTGMLSKIENGSISASLATLSALSKALNVPISRFFRETEERRDCSFVKAGSGVNIERRGTKSGHHYNLLGHSIHGELGVEPYLITLNEDAEAYTNFRHAGVEMIYMLSGKVRYRHADQTYLMEPGDTLFFDAAARHGPEELVKAPMTYLSVIIYPRRS; from the coding sequence ATGAGGCGGGCAGGGCTTGTCAATTGGAGGGAAATATATTTTCTTGAGAAGAAATATGCATTCTCGCCGGAAGTGCTATGGTCGGGCCGACGTCGCCCGCAGAAAGCAGCCCTCGTGAAAGCCAAGCCGAAAAAACCGAAGACCCGCCAAATTGAAGATCTGCTCACCGGCTCCAACGCCCCGGCGGAAATCAGCAGTTCGCTGGAATCGCAGATCGGCAACGAAGTCCGAAAGCTGCGCAAGGAGCTGGAGCTGACCGTCGCTGAACTCGGCACTTCCGCCGGGATTTCCACCGGCATGCTGTCGAAGATCGAAAACGGCAGCATCTCGGCGTCGCTGGCGACGCTGAGCGCGCTTTCGAAGGCGCTGAACGTGCCGATCAGCCGCTTCTTTCGCGAGACCGAAGAGCGCCGCGACTGCTCTTTCGTCAAGGCCGGCTCCGGCGTCAACATCGAGCGTCGTGGCACCAAGTCCGGGCACCACTACAATCTGCTCGGCCACTCCATTCATGGCGAACTCGGCGTCGAGCCCTATCTGATTACGCTGAACGAGGACGCCGAGGCCTATACCAATTTCCGCCATGCCGGCGTCGAGATGATCTACATGCTGTCCGGCAAGGTGCGCTATCGCCACGCCGACCAGACCTATCTGATGGAGCCCGGCGACACGCTGTTCTTCGACGCCGCCGCCCGCCATGGGCCGGAAGAACTGGTGAAGGCGCCGATGACCTATCTTTCCGTCATCATCTATCCGCGCCGCAGCTGA
- a CDS encoding glutamate synthase domain-containing protein 1 (product_source=COG0067; cath_funfam=3.60.20.10; cog=COG0067; ko=KO:K22081; pfam=PF13522; superfamily=56235) — translation MCGIAGLFLKDSKLAPELGGLLSGMLAALSDRGPDSAGFAVYGDGESGQIKLTLRAAPSFDFVELMAVLGKIAGAPLTYQVYDTHAVVSIPLDREVAVATALASNSAVDVVARGKRMAVFKEVGLPADVAKRFGLNAMTGTHAVGHTRMATESAVTTNGAHPFTTGTDQCLVHNGSLSNHNDVRRDLIRRGMAFRTENDSEVAAGYLSAQMSEGASLQEAMTSSLSALDGFYTFVIGTETGFGVLRDPIACKPAVMAETDRWVAFGTEYRALVDLPGIDGAKVWEPEPAKVYLWERH, via the coding sequence ATGTGCGGCATTGCCGGTCTGTTTCTGAAGGATAGCAAGCTTGCCCCCGAACTCGGCGGGCTGCTGTCGGGCATGCTGGCTGCGCTGAGCGACCGCGGGCCGGATTCCGCAGGCTTTGCGGTCTATGGTGACGGCGAGTCGGGGCAGATCAAGCTGACGCTGCGCGCGGCACCGTCCTTCGACTTCGTGGAATTGATGGCAGTGCTCGGCAAAATTGCCGGCGCGCCGCTCACCTATCAGGTTTACGACACCCATGCGGTGGTCAGCATTCCCCTTGATCGCGAGGTTGCGGTGGCCACGGCGTTGGCCAGCAACAGCGCCGTCGATGTCGTCGCCCGCGGCAAGCGCATGGCTGTCTTCAAGGAGGTTGGGCTGCCCGCCGATGTCGCCAAACGCTTCGGCCTCAACGCCATGACCGGCACCCACGCAGTGGGCCATACCCGCATGGCGACGGAGTCGGCGGTGACTACGAACGGTGCGCATCCCTTCACCACCGGCACCGATCAGTGCCTGGTGCACAACGGTTCGCTGTCGAATCACAATGACGTACGCCGCGACCTGATCCGGCGAGGCATGGCGTTCCGCACCGAAAACGATTCCGAGGTGGCCGCCGGCTATCTCAGTGCGCAGATGAGCGAAGGCGCCTCGCTGCAGGAAGCGATGACGTCGTCGCTGTCGGCGCTCGATGGCTTCTACACTTTTGTCATCGGCACCGAGACCGGCTTTGGCGTGCTGCGCGATCCCATCGCCTGTAAGCCTGCTGTGATGGCGGAGACCGATCGCTGGGTGGCGTTCGGCACTGAATATCGAGCATTGGTCGATCTGCCCGGCATCGATGGCGCAAAGGTGTGGGAGCCGGAGCCTGCCAAGGTCTATCTGTGGGAGCGGCACTGA
- a CDS encoding glutamate synthase domain-containing protein 2 (product_source=COG0069; cath_funfam=3.20.20.70; cog=COG0069; ko=KO:K22083; pfam=PF01645; superfamily=51395), with protein sequence MTAQDRWIHTPPRKSATFDDNAIAEIRRAAATGIYDIRGAGAKRKLPHFDDLLFLGASISRYPLEGYREKCATDVTIGARFAKKPIHLKIPITIAGMSFGALSGPAKEALGRGASAVGTSTTTGDGGMTAEERGHSSLLVYQVLPSRYGMNPDDLRKADAIEIVVGQGAKPGGGGMLLGQKITKRVADMRRLPEGIDQRSACRHPDWTGPDDLEIKIQELREITDWQTPIYVKVGASRPYYDIALAVKSGADAIVLDGMQGGTAATQDVFIENVGLPTLCAIAPAVKALQDLGMHRKVQLIVSGGIRNGADVAKCLALGADAVSIGTAALIALGDNDPALEAEYQALGTTAGAYDDWHEGRDPAGITTQDPVLAARLDPVIAGRKLANYLSVLTLEAQTIARACGKSHVHNLEPEDLVALTMEAAAMARVPLAGTNWIPGSNI encoded by the coding sequence ATGACCGCGCAGGACCGCTGGATCCACACCCCGCCGCGCAAATCGGCAACCTTCGACGACAATGCGATTGCGGAAATCCGTCGCGCTGCCGCGACCGGCATCTACGATATCCGCGGCGCCGGCGCCAAGCGCAAGCTGCCGCATTTCGACGATCTGCTGTTTCTGGGCGCCTCGATCAGCCGCTATCCGCTGGAAGGCTACCGCGAGAAATGCGCCACCGACGTCACCATCGGCGCGCGTTTCGCGAAGAAGCCGATCCATCTGAAGATTCCGATCACCATTGCCGGCATGAGCTTTGGTGCGCTGTCCGGCCCCGCCAAGGAAGCGCTCGGCCGCGGCGCGTCGGCAGTCGGCACGTCAACCACCACAGGCGACGGCGGCATGACTGCGGAAGAGCGCGGCCATTCCAGCCTGCTGGTCTATCAGGTGCTGCCATCGCGTTACGGCATGAACCCGGACGATCTGCGCAAGGCTGATGCCATCGAGATCGTGGTCGGGCAGGGCGCAAAACCCGGCGGCGGCGGCATGCTGTTGGGTCAGAAAATCACAAAACGCGTCGCTGACATGCGGCGTTTGCCGGAGGGAATCGACCAGCGCTCGGCGTGCCGACATCCGGACTGGACCGGCCCCGACGATCTCGAGATCAAGATCCAGGAGTTGCGCGAAATCACCGACTGGCAGACGCCGATCTACGTCAAGGTTGGCGCATCCCGGCCGTATTACGACATCGCGCTGGCGGTGAAGTCCGGCGCTGATGCCATCGTGCTCGATGGCATGCAGGGCGGCACCGCAGCGACGCAGGACGTGTTCATCGAGAATGTCGGCCTGCCCACGTTGTGCGCGATCGCGCCGGCGGTGAAGGCGCTGCAGGATTTGGGCATGCACCGCAAGGTGCAGCTGATCGTCTCCGGCGGCATTCGCAACGGTGCCGACGTTGCCAAGTGTCTCGCGCTCGGCGCCGACGCGGTGTCGATCGGCACCGCGGCGCTGATCGCGCTGGGCGACAACGATCCCGCGCTCGAAGCCGAGTATCAGGCGCTCGGCACCACGGCCGGTGCTTACGACGACTGGCACGAAGGTCGCGATCCCGCTGGCATCACCACGCAGGATCCGGTGCTCGCAGCGCGGCTCGATCCGGTGATCGCCGGCCGCAAGCTCGCGAACTATCTGTCGGTGCTGACGCTGGAAGCGCAGACCATCGCGCGGGCCTGCGGCAAGAGCCATGTTCACAATCTCGAGCCGGAAGATCTGGTCGCGCTGACGATGGAGGCCGCCGCCATGGCGCGCGTGCCACTGGCGGGGACGAACTGGATTCCGGGCAGCAATATCTAA